Proteins co-encoded in one Theileria equi strain WA chromosome 3, complete sequence genomic window:
- a CDS encoding uncharacterized protein (encoded by transcript BEWA_007140A) — protein MVFGSPFSEHYPARIWASLRKSRKGKDCLSSLFHFVNSTRIYDHVLKHSKRYWIFTVFGGFASCYTISNLCDNVWKRANKGKLYIDLPYQSPEED, from the exons ATGGTGTTCGGAAGTCCATTTTCTGAACATTACCCAGCAAGAATTTGGGCATCCTTGCGTAAAAGTAGGAAAGGAAAAGATTGCCTTTCTTCACTCTTTCACTTTGTAAACTCGACAAG GATTTACGATCATGTTTTGAAGCATAGCAAACGATATTGGATCTTCACAGTCTTCGGGGGCTTCGCATCATGTTATACAATTAGCAACCTTTGCGATAACGTCTGGAAACGGGCCAACAAGGGG AAACTATATATTGATCTACCATACCAATCACCTGAGGAAGACTAG
- a CDS encoding hypothetical protein (encoded by transcript BEWA_007150A) yields MIFKNANHRVYRGFSLWLLFLQLIIAENGQSSRISINTQIIGRYTHEYHTNCSILPPLTWISNSVEGPHYRKYTKSFRNPSKNHGRYSQRIASESGKSEVEATKEPDDDKVIVADIINKIVKDKNGALSNTIISPNFDDRFKDNAGMSYQRPSRKGPGLIKEKLTMADLFNRKIVAQPPSRRETEQLMSRKPWKHLEISQLIKKEKEKIKNDTTFLDGYFYKYLEDKGENKFNGVFKKNINDNKKYKFDIQELLSIWANKVAYFYMNIPKTVATLEIVKDMTESSNITPEIFKSVKDHIFYFRILKSLLKHISYVNKIRVSNHLSSDTNVLKHIPAFTPKQIVSIFSSLAFFQSKSYVLLDSLLNYVKKNISAYNCKQLTSIIGYCMKLDYKSDIILKEYISKVRHMLKNSKDTQAFNKEDILSVLSVCAKSDYMDNDLFKALAHIVQNSDNLTLAEASDFIRHFSLVQYIDEKFFDKLYGIICSGKNSLKMGIDIFNFVYSIMECHVPPPAELMDYIITRVLKNASEYNLLQLTTLLKCFSILGYYNDRLFRKVFELPIFINPPKPQVMEQIRLGLNSNSGHYSAYLLPNKTCQIDIFFANVHSAYLGYSLEYKKGTFKFSDEALENIKKIPARFHRFSNINSSGLHLDISALLKEFFSINCVMEHVTEYGLIVDLAILPESLNIPENEKEFIRTKKCSIEVHGPFHYLQKSTDVFPPPMNNKTLYKQRLLKSSGWDTKYLNYWDYVPWMRKEHKLKVLTKLLPSWVKNACGITPQDTV; encoded by the coding sequence ATGATCTTTAAAAATGCAAATCACAGAGTGTATAGGGGATTTAGTTTGTGGTTGCTCTTTTTACAATTGATTATCGCGGAAAACGGTCAATCGTCACGTATATCAATCAATACTCAAATCATTGGACGATATACGCATGAATATCATACTAATTGTTCAATTCTACCACCATTAACATGGATAAGCAACTCTGTTGAGGGACCTCACTATCGCAAATATACTAAATCGTTCAGAAATCCCTCAAAAAACCATGGACGCTATTCACAAAGGATTGCTTCAGAATCTGGTAAGTCCGAGGTTGAGGCTACTAAAGAACctgatgatgataaagtcATTGTAGCGGATATTATTAATAAGATAGTTAAAGATAAGAATGGCGCTTTATCAAATACCATTATTAGTCCTAACTTTGATGATAGGTTTAAAGACAATGCTGGCATGTCGTATCAGCGTCCAAGTAGAAAAGGACCTGGCCTTATCAAAGAAAAGCTAACAATGGCAGATCTTTTCAACAGAAAAATAGTGGCACAACCGCCATCCAGAAGAGAAACTGAACAACTAATGTCTAGAAAACCATGGAAACACCTGGAAATTAGCCAACTAAtaaaaaaggaaaaggaaaaaataaaaaatgacACCACCTTTTTGGATGGATATTTTTATAAGTATCTGGAAGACAAGGGTGAAAACAAATTCAATGGTGTGTTTaaaaaaaatataaatgataacaaaaaatacaaatttgaTATTCAGGAGCTCCTGAGTATTTGGGCTAATAAGGTTGCTTACTTTTACATGAACATTCCAAAAACAGTGGCAACATTGGAAATCGTCAAAGACATGACAGAGTCATCCAATATAACTCCAGAAATATTTAAGTCTGTGAAAGACCACATATTTTACTTTAGAATACTGAAAAGTTTATTAAAACACATTTCCTATGTAAATAAAATTAGAGTTAGTAATCATTTGTCTAGTGATACCAACGTCTTGAAACATATACCTGCATTTACACCAAAGCAGATTGTTTCGATATTTTCTTCACTGGCATTCTTTCAATCCAAGAGCTATGTACTTTTAGATTCACTTCTGAACTATGTAAAAAAGAACATTTCTGCATATAACTGCAAACAGCTTACCTCCATAATAGGATATTGTATGAAATTGGATTATAAGTCTGATATTATTCTCAAGGAATATATATCTAAAGTTCGACATATGCTTAAAAACTCTAAAGATACTCAGGCGTTTAATAAAGAGGATATTTTATCTGTTTTATCTGTCTGTGCCAAAAGTGATTACATGGATAATGATCTATTTAAGGCTCTGGCCCATATAGTTCAAAATAGTGATAATTTGACACTGGCCGAAGCATCAGACTTTATCCGACATTTTTCCCTTGTACaatatattgatgaaaagttCTTTGATAAACTTTATGGTATTATATGTTCAGGAaaaaattctttgaaaatgGGAATTGATATATTTAATTTTGTGTACAGTATCATGGAATGTCATGTACCCCCCCCTGCCGAACTTATGGACTATATCATAACCAGGGTTCTTAAAAATGCAAGTGAATATAATCTGCTCCAACTTACAACATTGCTGAAGTGCTTTTCCATATTAGGATATTACAATGATCGGCTATTTCGCAAAGTGTTCGAGCTTCCCATATTCATTAATCCTCCAAAACCTCAAGTTATGGAACAAATTAGACTTGGACTAAATAGCAACTCTGGCCACTATTCAGCGTATCTATTGCCAAATAAAACCTGCCAAATAGATATTTTCTTTGCAAATGTCCACTCTGCCTACCTAGGATATTCCCTCGAATATAAAAAGGGAACATTCAAATTTTCAGATGAAGCCCTAGAAAACATTAAAAAAATACCAGCCAGATTCCATAGGTTTTCTAATATAAATTCTTCAGGGTTACATTTGGATATTTCTGCGCTGCTAAAGGAGTTCTTTTCTATAAATTGTGTCATGGAGCATGTTACTGAATACGGGCTAATTGTTGATTTAGCCATACTTCCGGAAAGTTTGAACATtccagaaaatgaaaaggagtTTATAAGGACTAAAAAGTGTTCTATAGAGGTTCATGGTCCATTCCACTACCTGCAAAAATCTACTGATGTATTCCCTCCACCCATGAATAACAAGACTCTATACAAACAGCGACTTTTGAAGTCATCTGGGTGGGATACAAAGTATTTGAACTACTGGGACTATGTTCCATGGATGAGAAAGGAACATAAATTGAAAGTGTTGACCAAGTTGTTGCCAAGTTGGGTCAAGAATGCCTGTGGAATTACTCCTCAGGATACCGTATGA
- a CDS encoding hypothetical protein (encoded by transcript BEWA_007160A): MLHCDEVASTSESLGSDLEAPNINTSASKSVLYDKPLKKYIKRIDIPHLLFLFQAHSRSGLCTSNLIYIFLKALSQRLSEEKRIIHSLYVVSEANVNHAESGKARKSTFMNKWLLYNFIFQGKDALIERRNQVFNKSAYGTPPCEGFNKFVRLRNNQSIFVKTEENKNSIHDKETNCNAVDVPITIDKHEQFHALLSSEFYYFNPKSRCMGINAIGRENILSEDVVCMLVYGIINTSNWEHGYPFTSWISLYFINNFHYYHPLLVKLFILNVFPLQKTSSEEVIDISRFLCTLKEDLFKYSETDAYHSDIWQYNYYAIKERENGQCYGLTSAGINFVWWHLLDLLVVIRRLSSYYKYSDAPQIIEILVQKLSTLIKQLPFDKETFYILSEFCHRDNTGELVPLLESLETFVSRNLHNLSPMEICSLLQNSNKNNFHSQKLVDSLCNQLITYDLQKLIPADFSQIIATLGKMQIKIDDTTCIDRISTFVMENRSVLKIMNCAQCHAFILGMYRLRYKNAELFSELFQRYIKWAQNGTNKNLNIFIPSLGILSKMYHFDDICDIIKIYKFLSNGFHLITGGTIQQLMVLLARIISSVPHQPKNIQMIDSLILQTDEIFKNCLRNIYSRLYQFSPTQMISMLHAMYITRNRTTRILTPLIMYITGSNLIQPLKEGSSSPYEDDKVIETNIHSYVSLPPCPFDTLECKARLEKLEPMHLVNICISIYGLEFWTPFSLHLLLHIREIIEPQLHDMKSTQIVDLAMSFVDFYFTDYQLSAYKSVENVYKLDNNRRRAQFANSLLNNIQYIVEYNKKCFERIKSMWFSESVTVTDSYSSFDTLNKFQMILKRSQWKEELFLACMEGLQRHRPFIYSSVKLLRKTKILYDLLRFDIYLPEYPYKVPEPLNEKEIPRNIPFLVLEHALERHGSISAALPQIILESQAQLYSISRTESYSNFFNDSASHSEKNQNSDHPNSCDDEEEVQHIGGDAGPENVRNNLIIPNNKPAVITDTLNPSTIEQLETSYTSHRGSGIILEINAVNNLWMYIDPVISGFRISILILEDGIHHIPHLNQSEILNKINTEL, translated from the exons ATGTTACACTGTGATGAAGTGGCTTCAACCTCTGAAAGTCTGGGATCTGATTTAGAAGCTCCAAATATAAATACGTCAGCGTCTAAAAGTGTTCTATATGACAAACCACTCAAAAAATACATTAAAAGGATAGATATTCCGCATTTGCTTTTCTTATTTCAG GCTCATTCCAGATCTGGTTTATGCACCTCAAACTTAATTTACATATTCCTTAAAGCTCTATCACAACGTTTATCTGAGGAAAAAAGGATTATTCATAGCCTGTATGTCGTTAGTGAAGCAAATGTGAATCATGCTGAAAGTGGAAAAGCTAGAAAATCAACTTTTATGAACAAATGGCTATTATATAACTTTATTTTTCAGGGAAAAGACGCTCTCATTGAACGTAGAAACCAAGTTTTTAACAAAAGTGCCTATGGTACCCCTCCCTGCGAAGGTTTTAACAAATTTGTTCGTCTAAGAAACAATCAAAGTATATTCGTTAAAactgaagaaaataaaaacaGTATCCACGATAAAGAAACGAATTGTAATGCTGTCGATGTTCCAATAACCATTGATAAACACGAACAATTTCATGCATTATTGTCTTCTGAGTTTTACTATTTTAATCCAAAATCTAGATGTATGGGGATTAATGCAATAGGAAGGgaaaatatattatcaGAAGATGTAGTTTGTATGTTAGTTTATGGAATAATAAACACAAGTAACTGGGAACATGGATATCCATTTACTAGTTGGATAAGCCTCTATTTTATTAATAACTTCCACTATTATCATCCATTGCTTGTGAAACTCTTTATTTTGAATGTTTTTCCACTACAGAAGACTTCTTCAGAAGAGGTGATTgatatttccagatttCTTTGCACTCTCAAAGAGGATTTATTTAAATATAGTGAAACCGATGCATACCACTCTGACATTTGGCAATATAATTATTATGCTATAAAAGAAAGGGAAAATGGACAGTGCTATGGCCTAACTTCTGCTGGTATTAATTTTGTTTGGTGGCATTTATTAGATTTGCTTGTGGTAATTAGAAGACTTTCATCTTATTACAAGTATTCTGACGCTCCACAGATTATAGAAATATTAGTCCAGAAATTGTCAACTTTGATTAAACAGTTACCTTTCGATAAAGAAAcgttttatattttatcgGAGTTTTGCCACCGTGACAATACTGGCGAACTAGTACCACTCTTAGAATCGTTAGAAACATTTGTTTCAAGGAATCTGCATAATCTATCTCCTATGGAGATTTGCAGTCTATTACAAAATTCAAATAAGAATAATTTTCATAGCCAGAAACTTGTAGATTCTCTTTGTAATCAATTGATAACGTATGACCTACAAAAGCTTATCCCTGCGGATTTCTCGCAAATAATTGCAACCCTTGGTAAAATGCAGATTAAGATTGATGATACAACATGTATAGATAGAATATCTACTTTTGTGATGGAAAACAGGAGTGTATTGAAAATTATGAACTGTGCCCAATGCCATGCATTTATTCTTGGAATGTATAGATTACGCTACAAAAACGCTGAATTATTCTCAGAATTGTTTCAGAGGTACATAAAGTGGGCACAAAATGGCACAAATAAAAATCTAAACATATTTATTCCCTCATTAGGAATTCTTTCCAAGATGTATCACTTTGATGATATTTGtgatataataaaaatCTACAAGTTTTTGTCAAATGGATTCCATTTGATAACAGGTGGAACAATACAACAATTAATGGTATTACTGGCCCGTATTATTTCATCGGTTCCTCATCAGCCAAAAAACATCCAAATGATTGACTCGCTTATTTTACAGACTGATGAAATATTTAAGAATTGTCTAAGGAACATATACAGCAGATTATATCAATTTAGTCCAACTCAAATGATATCAATGTTGCATGCGATGTATATAACAAGAAATAGAACAACTAGAATTCTAACACCATTAATCATGTATATCACTGGGTCTAACTTGATTCAACCATTAAAGGAAGGGTCAAGTTCGCCATATGAAGACGATAAAGTAATTGAAACGAATATCCACTCTTATGTCTCATTACCACCATGTCCATTTGATACTTTGGAATGTAAGGCTAGGTTAGAAAAATTGGAGCCAATGCACCTTGTAAACATTTGCATATCTATTTATGGTTTGGAGTTTTGGACCCCTTTCTCTCTGCACTTGTTACTTCATATTAGGGAAATAATTGAACCACAACTACATGATATGAAGTCTACTCAGATTGTTGACCTAGCCATGAGCTTCGTAGATTTTTATTTTACCGACTATCAGCTATCTGCCTATAAGTCTGTGGAAAATGTTTATAAACTTGATAATAATAGGAGGAGAGCACAGTTTGCAAATTCTCTGCTAAATAATATCCAATACATTGTGGAATATAACAAAAAATGCTTTGAAAGAATAAAATCCATGTGGTTTTCGGAGAGTGTCACAGTAACTGATTCTTATTCTTCATTTGATACACTCAATAAATTTCAAATGATATTAAAAAGGTCCCAGTGGAAGGAGGAACTATTCTTAGCGTGCATGGAAGGATTACAGAGGCACAGACcatttatatattcatCTGTAAAACTATtgagaaaaacaaaaatattgTATGATCTTCTAAGATTTGATATTTATCTCCCTGAATATCCATACAAAGTGCCTGAACCTCtaaatgaaaaggaaattCCAAGAaatattccatttttagTATTGGAACATGCACTGGAAAGGCATGGAAGTATATCGGCCGCTCTCCCACAAATTATTTTAGAATCACAGGCTCAATTATATAGTATTTCTCGAACGGAATCTTATAGCAATTTCTTTAATGATTCAGCGTCACATAGTGAGAAAAATCAAAATAGTGATCATCCTAATTCTtgtgatgatgaagaagaagtCCAACATATTGGGGGAGATGCTGGACCAGAAAACGTGCGAAACAATCTTATTATTCCAAATAATAAACCTGCTGTCATAACTGATACCCTCAACCCCTCTACCATAGAACAACTTGAAACATCATACACTAGCCATAGAGGCTCTGGAATAATATTGGAaataaatgcagtaaacAACTTGTGGATGTATATCGACCCCGTTATATCAGGGTTTCGCATTAGTATCCTAATACTAGAAGATGGAATACACCACATACCACATCTGAACCAGAgtgaaattttaaataaaattAACACGGAATTATAA
- a CDS encoding iron-sulfur cluster assembly accessory protein domain-containing protein (encoded by transcript BEWA_007170A), protein MLWPVNLTTRAISRLQFLQGKHKGSKNLLITVSGGGCSGFQYNFELIDNTETKFRVIYDKDLIKVLSNDESLSIISGCTVDYKQELVGSKFVLDNIKNTSRKCSCGNSFDLEE, encoded by the exons ATGTTGTGGCCAGTAAACTTGACTACGAGGGCAATTAGTCGATTGCAATTTTTACAAGGGAAACACAAAGGCTCAAAAAACCTACTAATAACTGTTTCTGGAGGTGGGTGTTCTGGATTTCAGTATAATTTTGAGCTTATTGATAATACTGAGACCAAATTTAg GGTAATTTATGACAAAGACCTAATAAAAGTATTAAGCAATGATGaaagtttgtctataaTATCTGGATGCACTGTAGATTATAAGCAAGAACTTGTTGGATCCAAATTTGTCTTAGATAACATAAAAAATACTTCGAGAAAGTGTTCCTGTGGAAACTCGTTCGACTTAGAAGAATAA
- a CDS encoding hypothetical protein (encoded by transcript BEWA_007180A) has product MSKGEKNNKIRTFFKAIGCAKTNNSGDNSVSSKIEEGDNVNKSLVKCYLDNIKSISTQTRATPGKNKLVQTIISFKNPISTINIEHFKELFEKNVEIHKRGILVERKRAAIIRVAHIVSIRLNSSAHLAFYFFCINSKTKRPNLPNIKAGCNIIKSKLESQQRYVLHLLIKNSMVWLKNKIVLNTSINKFECRKKGRINPVLISFYILSNLVNSKRFYPFYKLLHFKKDQYSLSKSSQKEQVAKDIAHRAIKNLKNKSHDSDFRGTFNIVSQLEFFTKDRYVNFATTL; this is encoded by the exons ATGTCAAAGGGtgaaaagaataataagATTCGCACATTCTTCAAAGCCATAGGGTGTGCCAAAACTAATAATTCTGGAG ATAACTCTGTTTCAAGCAAAATAGAAGAAGGAGATAATGTTAATAAATCTCTGGTAAAGTGCTACTTGGATAACATAAAAAGCATTTCTACCCAAACTCGTGCGACTCCCGGAAAAAACAAGCTCGTGCAGACCATAATATCTTTTAAAAACCCAATTAGTACAATTAATATTGAGCACTTTAAAGAACTATTCGAAAAGAATGTTGAAATACATAAAAGAGGCATATTAGTAGAAAGGAAGAGAGCTGCTATAATTCGAGTAGCCCATATCGTTTCCATAAGGCTAAATTCTTCTGCACACTTAGCGTTCTATTTCTTCTGTATTAATTCGAAGACTAAAAGACCTAATCTTCCGAATATTAAAGCAGGTTGCAATATCATTAAATCAAAGTTAGAATCTCAGCAAAG ATATGTGTTGCACTTACTAATTAAGAATTCTATGGTATGGttgaagaataaaattgtTCTAAATACGTCAATCAATAAGTTTGAATGCAGAAAAAAAGGAAGGATAAATCCTGTATTAATTTCGTTTTATATTCTATCTAATTTGGTTAATTCGAAAAGATTCTACccattttataaacttttacattttaaaaaggaCCAATATTCCCTGTCAAAGTCCAGTCAAAAAGAACAGGTTGCAAAAGATATTGCACATAGAGCCATcaaaaatttaaagaacAAGAGCCATGATAGTGATTTTAGAGGAACTTTTAACATTGTTTCACAGCTGGAATTTTTTACAAAAGATCGCTACGTAAATTTCGCGACCACGCTATAG